From one Phaeodactylum tricornutum CCAP 1055/1 chromosome 16, whole genome shotgun sequence genomic stretch:
- a CDS encoding predicted protein, whose translation MKRGFLLNTSTEKYSSCSSTSIRDDPSNHHEPVDLPNEHGGSVTRGEQSPDHARDRAGLGPAREGNPLLFDGRSSNSGYSSRYQPRWRATNSGHSGSGTASSRAADLPTILSTNVATVHGTPDSMDETNGDYQAVISTRDPPKIWGLPKPALSPLLATDVPSSASQQLDPQQLANTSDWDDSVGLVAKFMQPLGGVPKAALYAWYGKRRQVVVSQANYATWHDKGPPHKLKYTSVFCCPVTGEFYPSGRYGDPKYYTLKEDIDCVVVWYSKKAFAEHGAASRAYDCLVFRESDCDESQIGNETPYESTGATILHSSIPDEVGRQLKQLQQQIIEATQHSEMEVEDAVQDSEEEAPWQRPPPANHDMSGDFIAVDANW comes from the coding sequence ATGAAACGAGGATTCTTACTCAACACATCTACCGAAAAGTATTCGTCGTGCTCCTCTACCTCGATCCGAGACGATCCAAGCAACCACCATGAGCCTGTCGACTTACCGAACGAGCATGGGGGCAGCGTGACACGTGGTGAACAGTCTCCCGATCACGCGAGGGATCGAGCCGGGCTTGGACCTGCACGCGAGGGAAATCCCTTGCTGTTCGATGGACGAAGCAGCAACAGTGGTTACAGTAGTCGATATCAGCCACGATGGCGCGCAACAAACTCCGGACACTCAGGCTCTGGGACAGCATCGTCGCGGGCTGCGGACTTGCCGACGATTTTATCGACTAATGTGGCTACAGTTCACGGCACACCCGACAGCATGGATGAGACTAACGGTGATTATCAGGCAGTAATATCAACGAGGGACCCTCCCAAGATTTGGGGTCTACCAAAGCCTGCTTTATCGCCATTGCTCGCCACCGATGTTCCATCGTCCGCATCTCAACAGCTCGATCCCCAACAGCTCGCAAACACAAGTGATTGGGATGATAGCGTGGGTCTTGTCGCCAAATTTATGCAACCTCTTGGAGGCGTCCCCAAAGCAGCCCTTTATGCCTGGTACGGGAAACGTCGACAGGTAGTGGTGTCGCAAGCCAACTACGCGACGTGGCATGATAAAGGTCCGCCACACAAATTGAAGTACACCAGCGTATTCTGTTGCCCCGTCACGGGAGAGTTTTATCCATCGGGGCGGTACGGAGATCCGAAATACTATACACTCAAAGAAGACATTGACTGTGTGGTGGTGTGGTATAGCAAGAAGGCTTTTGCGGAACATGGGGCAGCCTCTCGCGCCTACGACTGTCTCGTTTTCCGTGAATCAGATTGTGACGAATCGCAGATTGGGAATGAAACACCATACGAGTCAACAGGGGCCACAATATTGCATTCTTCTATACCAGACGAAGTCGGACGACAACTAAAgcaactgcaacaacaaatcaTCGAGGCTACTCAACATTCGGAAATGGAAGTAGAGGATGCTGTACAAGacagcgaagaagaagcgcCTTGGCAGCGGCCACCACCAGCTAATCACGACATGTCTGGAGATTTCATTGCAGTAGATGCCAATTGGTAA
- a CDS encoding predicted protein yields MAWKRIILGVTSSRNLATAVVCSFLSGRAHLFLPSSSLVSAFMTTATYSTPFLRTAAAASSSRSTTTSTNASTRGASTTVATDTTCDASIENPLLADWSSQPFLLPPFAIVEASHYEPALVEGMKLHLQDLQNIVDDSEEPNFHNTIAAYDRAGRVLSRARAVFSNMCSSRNDNVLQAVQTKLVPVLSRHGSQARFLPGLFDRIDAVFQKRHDLNLTPEQLRLTERIHMDFTRAGAALPKDQQDTLADLSAELASLTTKFTQNVMKDEETYELVLQKDDLAGCPESLMEAAQMAAAERNKADGDYVITLSRSLVEPFLTFSQRRDLRQQAWKAWTSRGELHPDRDNSAIATEILKLRQKVAAIHGYKSFAAYQCADRMAQTPENVMELLENVWERAKVVANQEKADLEVFVKESGEVLNGGIEPWDWRYYAEKVRKAKYDFDESLLKPYLSLEQMTNAIFAVSGNLFGLSYVKRDDIQAYHEDVDVYEVRETSKDGKDRVVAIFVHDNFARPFKTSGAWMSEYRSQTRNIGDGVSPIEAIPVVSNNNNLAKSGSHTLLSYDDARTLFHEFGHAHHGMLSDANYGRLASTNVATDFVELPSQLMEHWLDERTVLKEYARHYQTGEPVPDDLLDKLEAARSFQQGFQTVEYTICALLDMAIHQIEDYSDFNLADFERAELARLGMPAGIVMRHRPAHFQHLFSTSMYAAGYYVYQWAEVLDADAFAAFTEAGDAFDSSVAQKARSFIYGAGNTVAPDELFRQFRGRDPDINFMLKKKGLLIE; encoded by the exons ATGGCTTGGAAGCGAATCATCTTGGGTGTGACGAGTTCTCGAAACCTTGCTACTGCTGTCGTTTGCTCTTTTCTGAGCGGTCGCGCACATCTATTTCTTCCTTCGTCCTCTCTTGTTTCGGCGTTCATGACGACGGCTACCTACTCGACTCCGTTCCTCCGCACGGCGGCAGCCGCCTCGAGTAGCCGTAGTACGACAACCTCTACGAATGCGTCCACTCGCGGGGCTTCTACGACTGTAGCTACCGACACCACGTGCGACGCCTCGATCGAGAATCCTCTCTTGGCGGACTGGTCCTCACAGCCGTTCTTGTTACCGCCGTTTGCGATCGTGGAGGCCTCGCATTACGAACCCGCCTTGGTCGAAGGCATGAAGCTCCATTTGCAAGATCTGCAGAACATTGTGGATGACTCGGAGGAACCGAATTTTCACAACACCATTGCCGCCTACGACCGCGCTGGTCGGGTGCTTTCCCGAGCCCGAgccgtcttttccaacatGTGCAGTAGTCGTAACGACAATGTCTTGCAAGCGGTACAGACCAAGCTCGTCCCGGTCTTGAGTCGACACGGATCGCAAGCACGCTTTTTGCCTGGGCTCTTTGACCGCATCGATGCGGTCTTCCAAAAACGGCACGATTTGAACCTGACACCGGAACAGCTGCGGCTCACGGAACGCATTCACATGGACTTTACCCGCGCCGGAGCCGCCTTGCCGAAAGATCAACAAGACACCTTGGCCGATTTGAGCGCCGAACTGGCCTCGCTTACTACCAAATTCACGCAAAATGTAAtgaaagatgaagaaacgTACGAACTTGTTCTGCAGAAGGATGACTTGGCGGGATGTCCGGAATCTCTCATGGAAGCTGCCCAGATGGCGGCAGCCGAGCGTAACAAGGCGGACGGAGACTACGTCATTACGCTCAGTCGATCATTGGTGGAGCCGTTTTTGACCTTTTCTCAACGTCGGGATTTGCGACAACAGGCGTGGAAGGCTTGGACGTCTCGTGGGGAACTCCATCCGGATCGTGACAATAGTGCCATTGCAACGGAAATCTTGAAACTCCGGCAAAAGGTGGCCGCAATCCACGGATACAAGTCCTTTGCAGCCTATCAGTGCGCAGATCGCATGGCTCAGACACCCGAAAACGTCATGGAGCTTCTGGAAAACGTATGGGAGCGCGCTAAAGTAGTGGCCAATCAAGAAAAGGCCGATCTAGAAGTATTCGTGAAAGAATCGGGTGAGGTTTTGAATGGAGGCATTGAGCCGTGGGATTGGCGGTACTACGCGGAAAAGGTTCGTAAGGCCAAGTATGATTTTGACGAGTCTTTGCTCAAACCGTATCTGTCATTGGAGCAAATGACGAATGCAATATTTGCCGTGTCCGGTAACCTCTTTGGTCTGTCGTATGTGAAGCGCGACGACATTCAAGCCTACCACGAAGATGTCGACGTATACGAAGTTCGAGAAACTTCAAAGGATGGGAAAGATCGTGTCGTTGCAATTTTTGTGCACGACAACTTCGCTCGTCCCTTTAAAACTAGCGGAGCTTGGATGAGCGAATATCGCTCTCAGACGAGAAATATCGGTGATGGCGTCAGCCCGATTGAAGCCATCCCCGTTGTgtcaaacaacaacaatcttGCCAAATCCGGTTCGCATACGCTGTTAAGTTACGACGACGCGCGCACGTTGTTTCACGAGTTTGGACACGCACATCACGGCATGTTGTCGGACGCCAACTACGGTCGCTTGGCTTCCACAAACGTTGCCACAGATTTTGTCGAATTGCCGTCCCAGCTGATGGAGCACTGGTTGGACGAAAGGACAGTGCTCAAAGAGTATGCACGACACTACCAAACAGGCGAACCCGTACCTGATGATTTGTTAGACAAGTTGGAAGCTGCGCGATCCTTTCAGCAAGGGTTTCAAACAGTGGAGTATACCA TTTGTGCTTTGCTCGATATGGCAATTCACCAGATAGAGGACTACAGCGACTTTAATCTCGCAGATTTTGAACGGGCGGAACTGGCGCGTCTCGGGATGCCGGCTGGTATTGTGATGCGTCACCGACCCGCTCATTTTCAGCACTTGTTCAGTACGTCCATGTACGCAGCTGGATACTACGTTTATCAATGGGCCGAGGTGCTGGATGCTGATGCCTTTGCAGCTTTTACCGAAGCTGGTGATGCCTTTGATTCAAGTGTGGCTCAAAAGGCACGCTCGTTCATTTACGGTGCCGGGAATACAGTGGCACCAGATGAGTTGTTTCGGCAGTTTCGTGGGCGGGACCCCGATATCAATTTTAtgctgaaaaagaaaggcTTGCTAATTGAGTAG
- a CDS encoding predicted protein yields the protein MASPMPPDAQTVFAPQEELNAVRRQAKLLADDIKQALEETLSQLAHISNETSPWNGRVPLFRSQSAKCQKHLNSQRGMENYERDLDDDTGTQVGTLSDSGGDDYSSPDRVLSFKQYSGLDSGKKRNRIRCGIQVHEDKIRSILSRMKQLTHANVGSTNVKTDQRGDHGDSSSMNSSNSI from the coding sequence ATGGCGTCGCCAATGCCTCCAGACGCTCAAACTGTTTTCGCTCCGCAGGAAGAGCTGAATGCTGTTCGCCGTCAAGCCAAACTACTTGCTGATGATATAAAGCAAGCACTGGAAGAAACTCTCTCGCAACTAGCGCATATCTCGAACGAAACATCTCCTTGGAATGGTCGCGTCCCCCTTTTTCGTTCGCAGTCAGCTAAGTGTCAAAAACATCTTAATTCGCAGCGAGGCATGGAAAATTACGAACGAGATCTCGATGACGATACGGGAACTCAGGTGGGCACACTATCAGACAGCGGGGGTGACGATTACTCGTCGCCCGATAGGGTCTTGAGTTTTAAGCAATATAGTGGTTTGGACTCGGGAAAGAAACGCAACCGCATTCGCTGCGGCATCCAAGTCCATGAGGATAAGATTCGCAGCATTTTATCTCGGATGAAGCAACTGACGCATGCAAATGTGGGCTCTACCAATGTTAAAACAGACCAGCGTGGCGATCACGGAGATAGTAGTAGCATGAACAGTTCGAATAGTATTTAA